A genomic region of Streptomyces sp. NBC_00247 contains the following coding sequences:
- a CDS encoding helix-turn-helix domain-containing protein, translated as MTADDSYDRLDDDDYPAYTMGRAADMLGTTQSFLRALGEARLITPLRSAGGHRRYSRYQLRIAARARELVDHGTPIEAACRIIILEDQLEEAQRINAEHRRTHTTVGPAGAG; from the coding sequence ATGACCGCAGACGACTCGTACGACCGTCTCGACGACGACGACTACCCCGCCTACACCATGGGCCGGGCCGCCGACATGCTCGGCACCACCCAGAGCTTCCTCCGCGCCCTCGGCGAAGCCCGCCTCATCACCCCACTGCGCTCCGCCGGCGGACACCGCCGCTACTCCCGCTACCAGCTGCGCATCGCCGCCCGCGCCCGCGAACTCGTCGACCACGGCACGCCCATCGAGGCAGCCTGCCGCATCATCATCCTCGAAGACCAGCTCGAGGAAGCACAGCGCATCAACGCCGAACACCGGCGCACCCACACCACCGTCGGCCCGGCCGGCGCCGGCTGA
- a CDS encoding RNA polymerase sigma factor SigF — MTAVSARTAAERDVLTEPCGMTGVGTRSAVEDLPWVEDAGKIAPQDARSLSKAFFDRLRTLEEGTPTYQYARNTLIEMNLSLVRYAAQRFRNRAGDDTEDIIQVGTIGLIKAIDRFDLSREVEFTTFAIPYIVGEIKRFFRDTSWSVHVPRRLQELRVELAKAKETLSVRLDRDPTVKELAAHLDLSEEEVVEGLVAANGYSAGSLDVPSSGDDDGRQQRGHAEVLGDWDTAMETFENLHDLAPQLERLDERERLIVRMRFGAEMTQAQIGAELGISQMHVSRLLNRILRKLREGMSVVA; from the coding sequence ATGACGGCTGTGTCGGCGCGAACCGCCGCGGAACGCGATGTGCTCACGGAGCCGTGCGGCATGACTGGTGTGGGCACACGGTCCGCGGTGGAGGATCTGCCGTGGGTCGAGGATGCCGGGAAGATCGCTCCCCAGGATGCGCGGTCCCTGTCGAAGGCGTTCTTCGACCGCCTCCGGACGCTGGAGGAAGGCACCCCCACCTACCAGTACGCGCGCAACACGCTCATCGAGATGAACCTCTCCCTCGTCCGCTACGCCGCGCAGCGCTTCCGCAACCGGGCCGGTGACGATACCGAGGACATCATCCAGGTCGGCACGATCGGCCTGATCAAGGCCATCGACCGCTTCGACCTGTCACGCGAAGTCGAGTTCACCACCTTCGCGATCCCCTACATCGTGGGCGAGATCAAGCGGTTCTTCCGCGACACCAGCTGGTCCGTCCATGTGCCCCGGCGCCTGCAGGAGCTGCGGGTCGAGCTCGCCAAGGCCAAGGAGACGCTCTCCGTCAGGCTCGACCGGGACCCGACGGTCAAGGAGCTCGCCGCCCACCTCGACCTGAGCGAGGAAGAGGTCGTCGAGGGGCTCGTGGCCGCCAACGGGTACTCGGCCGGCTCGCTCGACGTACCGTCCTCCGGCGACGACGACGGGCGCCAGCAGCGCGGCCATGCCGAGGTGCTCGGCGACTGGGACACGGCGATGGAGACCTTCGAGAACCTCCACGACCTGGCCCCGCAGCTGGAGCGGCTCGACGAACGGGAGCGTCTCATCGTCCGGATGCGCTTCGGTGCCGAGATGACGCAGGCCCAGATCGGCGCGGAACTCGGCATCTCCCAGATGCACGTCTCCCGGCTGCTGAACCGCATCCTGCGCAAGCTCCGCGAAGGCATGAGCGTCGTGGCCTGA
- the pelF gene encoding GT4 family glycosyltransferase PelF, protein MHVQQGGRRTGATHVTLLTEGTYPHSHGGVSVWCDQLVQGMPDIDFDVIAVTGTGREPAVWDLPAQVSRVTSVPMWGDPPEGRAPRGRARARLGEAWERFLTALVDPSAESGFAPALYTMARAASAGMLSPFLRGDTAIGVLTSVWNRPGLAIRESGPSLHDALTAVSLLEHALRPLSAEPPAHGVAHAVSGGVAVLPGLAALERHGVPLLLTEHGVYLRERYLGYRTAPYRWPVKAVVLGFFRLLAEETYRQASLVTPGNRYNRLWEEEGGAAPESIRTVYNGVDPAAFPMAGPEPLRPTLSWAGRVDPIKDLETLIRAFALVREKMPDARLRMFGGTPRGGEAYRERCEALAAELGHGDAVVFEGRVDDIKDAYAAGNVVMLSSISEGFPFTLIEAMSCGRATVSTDVGGVREAVGDTGLVVPPRDPGAMAAAALELLGDAGRRRTMGEAARLRVVEQFTLRQTVDTFRAIYLELPALGPRHQADPRGADGTAVPAEAAPRPKGAGGAHRRTATGTRSSVSAGPRSMAG, encoded by the coding sequence ATGCACGTTCAACAGGGCGGGCGCCGAACCGGCGCGACGCATGTCACCCTGCTCACCGAAGGTACCTATCCGCACAGTCACGGCGGCGTCAGTGTCTGGTGCGACCAACTCGTCCAAGGCATGCCCGACATCGACTTCGACGTCATAGCCGTCACCGGCACCGGACGCGAACCGGCGGTGTGGGACCTGCCCGCCCAGGTGTCGCGGGTCACCTCCGTCCCGATGTGGGGCGACCCGCCGGAGGGGCGGGCCCCGCGCGGGCGCGCCCGCGCCCGGCTCGGCGAGGCGTGGGAGCGGTTCCTGACCGCGCTCGTCGACCCGTCCGCCGAAAGCGGCTTCGCGCCCGCCCTCTACACCATGGCGCGGGCCGCGTCCGCGGGCATGCTCAGCCCGTTCCTGCGCGGCGACACCGCCATCGGCGTCCTGACGTCGGTGTGGAACCGGCCCGGACTCGCCATCCGCGAGTCCGGACCCAGCCTGCACGACGCCCTGACCGCCGTGTCGCTCCTGGAACACGCGCTGCGCCCGCTGTCCGCCGAGCCCCCCGCGCACGGGGTGGCCCACGCGGTCAGCGGCGGAGTGGCGGTCCTGCCCGGCCTCGCCGCCCTCGAACGGCACGGAGTCCCGCTGCTGCTGACCGAACACGGCGTCTATCTGCGCGAGCGCTACCTCGGCTACCGCACCGCCCCCTACCGCTGGCCGGTCAAGGCGGTCGTACTGGGCTTCTTCCGGCTGCTCGCCGAGGAGACCTACCGGCAGGCCTCCCTGGTCACCCCCGGCAACCGGTACAACCGGCTGTGGGAGGAGGAGGGTGGCGCAGCCCCCGAGTCCATCCGCACCGTCTACAACGGGGTCGACCCGGCCGCGTTCCCGATGGCCGGACCGGAACCGCTGCGGCCGACGCTGAGCTGGGCCGGGCGGGTCGACCCGATCAAGGACCTGGAGACGCTGATCCGGGCGTTCGCGCTGGTCCGCGAGAAGATGCCGGACGCCCGCCTGCGGATGTTCGGCGGCACCCCGCGTGGCGGCGAGGCGTACCGGGAACGGTGCGAGGCGCTGGCCGCCGAACTCGGCCACGGTGACGCGGTGGTGTTCGAGGGCCGCGTCGACGACATCAAGGACGCCTACGCGGCCGGGAACGTCGTCATGCTCTCCAGCATCAGCGAGGGGTTCCCGTTCACCCTGATCGAGGCCATGTCCTGCGGGCGGGCGACCGTCTCCACGGACGTGGGCGGAGTACGGGAGGCGGTCGGCGACACCGGACTCGTGGTGCCGCCGCGCGACCCGGGCGCGATGGCCGCCGCCGCGCTGGAACTGCTCGGCGACGCCGGCCGACGCCGCACGATGGGGGAGGCGGCCCGACTGCGGGTCGTCGAACAGTTCACCCTGCGGCAGACCGTCGACACCTTCCGCGCGATCTACCTGGAACTGCCGGCTCTCGGCCCGCGTCACCAGGCCGACCCGCGGGGCGCCGACGGGACCGCCGTACCGGCCGAGGCCGCGCCCCGGCCGAAGGGCGCGGGGGGCGCCCACCGCCGTACCGCGACGGGCACCCGCTCGTCCGTTTCCGCCGGACCGAGGAGCATGGCCGGATGA
- a CDS encoding protease inhibitor I42 family protein, whose protein sequence is MISSTRTASILRGNGTGAVIAVAALLVLATGCDSGAGEPAGASASTASRPVDDTDITAVPGERFTLTVDQNSSIREYWYLVGPAPDSSVLVSRGQEYASASGDGPEAGSGGRLTFTFEAKGKGTTRFTLLHCTFATCRGNTATLPPAAITPPATASPSPSPVGERVTYVVTVG, encoded by the coding sequence GTGATCTCCTCCACGCGTACGGCGTCCATCCTCCGCGGCAACGGGACCGGTGCGGTGATCGCGGTGGCAGCGCTCCTCGTACTGGCCACGGGGTGCGACTCCGGTGCCGGCGAACCGGCCGGTGCCTCCGCGAGTACCGCGAGCCGCCCGGTCGACGACACCGACATCACCGCCGTGCCGGGCGAGCGATTCACGCTCACCGTCGACCAGAACTCGTCCATCCGCGAGTACTGGTACCTGGTCGGCCCTGCCCCCGACAGCTCGGTGCTGGTCAGCCGCGGCCAGGAGTACGCGTCGGCCTCCGGCGACGGGCCGGAGGCCGGTTCGGGCGGCCGGCTCACCTTCACCTTCGAGGCCAAGGGCAAGGGGACCACCCGGTTCACGCTGCTGCACTGCACGTTCGCCACGTGCCGGGGCAACACCGCCACGCTGCCGCCTGCGGCGATCACACCCCCCGCGACCGCGTCCCCCTCTCCCTCCCCGGTTGGCGAGCGCGTCACCTACGTCGTCACCGTCGGCTGA
- a CDS encoding RbsD/FucU domain-containing protein, protein MLLTELLHPGMLEALAGAGHGARVLLTDGHYPASTAVGPRARIVHLNVTPGLLDVPPVLDVLLRTVAVESAQVMVPPKGEPEPAAIADYRARLGAVPVESLDRFAFYDAARSPDVALAVVTADTRTYANLLLTIGVRAEGTLAAR, encoded by the coding sequence GTGCTTCTGACCGAACTGCTGCACCCCGGCATGCTGGAAGCCCTGGCCGGCGCCGGACACGGTGCCCGCGTGCTGCTCACCGACGGGCACTACCCGGCGAGCACGGCCGTCGGGCCGCGCGCTCGAATCGTGCACCTCAACGTCACGCCCGGCCTCCTCGACGTACCTCCGGTGCTCGACGTGCTGTTGCGGACCGTTGCCGTCGAATCGGCCCAGGTGATGGTGCCGCCGAAGGGGGAACCCGAGCCGGCTGCCATCGCCGACTACCGCGCCCGGCTCGGCGCGGTGCCGGTGGAGTCGCTCGACCGGTTCGCGTTCTACGACGCGGCCCGTTCCCCGGACGTGGCCCTGGCGGTCGTCACCGCGGACACCCGCACGTACGCCAACCTGCTGCTGACCATCGGCGTCCGCGCGGAGGGGACCCTGGCCGCGCGATGA
- a CDS encoding right-handed parallel beta-helix repeat-containing protein codes for MTTTTGTPPLRVAAKGWGGHRTIASALAAAPAGAVITIAPGVYTESLRLERRVLLEPEYGFGTVHLRSPGGPVLDVTAPGCEVHGLELRGSDPAEPAVRVADAAGLTLAECDLGRGRIDVLGSRDGTWAAANSALTFADTLARALRDPVGGGVLLVRGGRLHDARHAAVHLEGDARARLVDTAIDTVDGLGVALGGSAVLLAERLRVSATAGSSLRARGSSRVLLRDTRLSGPGRHGLLIEDEAEGLLEDCRIIGPARAAVQAGGSATVGLADCRLSGSGTDALAVGGSAQLTVHGCWLLDSAGHGILVTGEAVALAVDILIARSGAAAVRVSELARASLSGCRIGVSGEHGLTVTDDAHAELADTTLSDAAVAGVHTDGRARLTLTGGRIERGETGLRLRSTAEASVRGTTVSGPSKAGVELGPRARTTLEGVRIGSTGSAGVVLAAGARLAMEGCTIEAPGGSGMVVSTGAEPAVSGLRIDRAAKNGILFGPGAGGTFAYCDLTGGNFPALHIGANAAPRFTGCRVLDCGQDVALADEAAPVFEDCVSIRVKNPLLPGVTAAPGPLPRKPAAPDGAARGTGPAGGARTAPGGTAAAGGGFASLSDLSELGEPEPEPETLEELLAELDELVGLDGVKQNVGGMVKLMQTVRLRQQAGLPAPPLSRHLVFAGNPGTGKTTVARLYGRLLKALGLLERGHLVEVDRSALVGEYVGHTGPKTTESFNRARGGVLFIDEAYALVPAGVTNDFGLEAVATLVKLMEDHRDEVVVIAAGYPGDMERFVSSNPGLASRFTRSLVFADYSSTELVRIVEHHAQRHRYELSDGVRGALGRYFDAVPRDARFGNGRTARQVFQAMTERQAMRITELTSPVEAQLVVLDEQDMPELVPPVPPAS; via the coding sequence ATGACGACCACCACCGGCACCCCACCGCTGCGCGTGGCGGCCAAGGGGTGGGGCGGTCACCGCACCATCGCCTCCGCCCTCGCCGCCGCCCCCGCCGGGGCCGTGATCACCATCGCCCCCGGCGTCTACACCGAGTCCCTGCGCCTGGAGCGCCGGGTGCTGCTGGAGCCGGAGTACGGCTTTGGGACCGTCCACCTGCGCTCCCCCGGCGGGCCCGTGCTCGACGTCACCGCCCCCGGTTGCGAGGTGCACGGGCTCGAACTGCGCGGCAGCGATCCCGCCGAGCCCGCCGTGCGGGTCGCCGACGCCGCCGGGCTGACCCTCGCCGAGTGCGACCTCGGCAGGGGCCGGATCGACGTGCTCGGCTCCCGGGACGGCACCTGGGCCGCCGCGAACTCCGCCCTCACCTTCGCCGACACCCTGGCCCGGGCGCTGCGCGACCCGGTCGGCGGCGGGGTACTGCTGGTGCGCGGCGGCCGGCTGCACGACGCCCGGCACGCCGCTGTCCACCTCGAAGGCGACGCTCGGGCCCGGCTGGTGGACACCGCCATCGACACCGTCGACGGGCTCGGAGTGGCCCTCGGCGGCAGCGCCGTGCTGCTCGCCGAGCGGCTGCGCGTCAGCGCTACCGCCGGCTCCTCGCTGCGCGCCCGCGGCTCCTCCCGGGTGCTGCTGCGCGACACCCGCCTCAGCGGCCCCGGCCGCCACGGCCTGCTCATCGAGGACGAGGCCGAGGGCCTCCTGGAGGACTGCCGGATCATCGGCCCCGCCCGGGCCGCCGTCCAGGCCGGTGGCTCGGCCACCGTGGGCCTGGCCGACTGCCGTCTCTCCGGGTCCGGGACCGACGCGCTGGCCGTGGGGGGATCGGCCCAGCTCACCGTCCACGGCTGCTGGCTCCTGGACTCGGCCGGCCACGGCATCCTGGTGACCGGCGAGGCCGTGGCCCTGGCCGTGGACATCCTGATCGCGCGCAGTGGAGCGGCCGCCGTACGCGTCTCCGAGCTGGCCCGGGCCTCCCTGAGCGGCTGCCGGATCGGCGTCAGCGGGGAGCACGGGCTGACCGTCACCGACGACGCCCACGCCGAACTGGCCGACACCACGCTCTCGGACGCGGCCGTGGCCGGGGTGCACACCGACGGCCGGGCCCGCCTCACGCTCACCGGCGGCCGCATCGAGCGGGGCGAGACCGGGCTGCGGCTGCGTTCCACCGCCGAGGCATCGGTACGGGGCACCACCGTGAGCGGCCCGAGCAAGGCGGGCGTGGAACTCGGACCGCGCGCCCGTACCACCCTGGAGGGCGTACGGATCGGATCGACCGGCAGCGCCGGTGTGGTCCTCGCCGCCGGAGCCCGGCTGGCCATGGAGGGGTGCACCATCGAGGCCCCCGGCGGCAGCGGGATGGTCGTCTCGACCGGCGCCGAGCCGGCGGTGAGCGGCCTGCGGATCGACCGGGCCGCGAAGAACGGCATCCTGTTCGGGCCCGGCGCGGGCGGCACTTTCGCGTACTGCGACCTGACCGGCGGAAACTTTCCCGCTCTGCACATCGGCGCGAACGCCGCCCCCCGGTTCACCGGCTGCCGGGTCCTCGACTGCGGTCAGGACGTCGCCCTGGCCGACGAGGCCGCCCCCGTCTTCGAGGACTGCGTCTCGATCCGGGTCAAGAACCCGCTCCTGCCGGGAGTCACCGCCGCGCCCGGCCCCCTGCCCAGGAAGCCCGCCGCCCCGGACGGAGCCGCGCGGGGTACGGGCCCCGCGGGCGGCGCCCGTACCGCCCCGGGGGGCACCGCGGCGGCCGGCGGTGGCTTCGCCTCCCTGTCCGACCTCTCCGAACTCGGCGAGCCCGAACCGGAGCCGGAGACCCTGGAGGAGTTGCTCGCCGAACTGGACGAGCTGGTCGGGCTCGACGGGGTCAAACAGAACGTCGGCGGCATGGTCAAGCTGATGCAGACGGTGCGGCTGCGCCAGCAGGCCGGGCTCCCGGCGCCGCCGCTCAGCCGCCACCTGGTCTTCGCGGGGAACCCCGGCACCGGCAAGACCACCGTGGCCCGCCTCTACGGCAGGCTGCTGAAGGCCCTCGGCCTGCTGGAGCGCGGGCACCTGGTGGAGGTCGACCGCAGCGCCCTGGTCGGCGAGTACGTGGGTCACACCGGCCCGAAGACCACCGAGTCCTTCAACCGGGCCCGCGGCGGCGTCCTCTTCATCGACGAGGCGTACGCGCTGGTCCCGGCCGGGGTCACCAACGACTTCGGCCTGGAGGCGGTGGCCACCCTGGTCAAGCTGATGGAGGACCACCGCGACGAGGTCGTCGTCATCGCCGCCGGCTACCCCGGCGACATGGAGCGCTTCGTCTCCTCCAACCCGGGGCTCGCCTCCCGCTTCACCCGCAGCCTGGTCTTCGCCGACTACAGCTCCACCGAGCTGGTCCGCATCGTCGAGCACCACGCGCAGCGCCACCGCTACGAGCTGAGCGACGGTGTCCGCGGAGCGCTCGGCCGGTACTTCGACGCCGTGCCGCGCGACGCCCGCTTCGGCAACGGCCGCACCGCCCGCCAGGTCTTCCAGGCCATGACCGAGCGGCAGGCCATGCGGATCACCGAGCTGACCTCCCCGGTCGAGGCCCAGCTGGTGGTCCTCGACGAACAGGACATGCCGGAACTGGTCCCGCCGGTCCCCCCGGCCTCCTGA